One genomic window of Clostridiales bacterium includes the following:
- a CDS encoding class I SAM-dependent methyltransferase, translating into MDQAKYFNSIAADWNEIRKKYFSEELKNCIFQKVDAEGKICADLGCGTGFISVPLSHIAKVVFSVDISLNMLKELNKAAVKEGIKNIYPLKGYMDKLPLFNQSIDVVIINMALHHVENPLDAIREMYRILRKGGTVVISDAEEHNGKWAREEMHDVWLGFSHAQIIAWMKQAGFTGVEIGSTGLKCSAYSSKGEYTETGIFIAKGIKMGE; encoded by the coding sequence ATGGACCAGGCAAAATATTTCAATTCAATTGCCGCAGACTGGAATGAAATAAGGAAAAAATATTTTTCCGAAGAACTTAAAAATTGCATATTTCAAAAAGTGGATGCGGAGGGAAAGATATGTGCTGATTTAGGCTGCGGTACGGGGTTTATATCCGTGCCCCTGTCTCATATAGCAAAAGTTGTATTTTCCGTGGACATATCGTTGAATATGCTAAAAGAGCTCAATAAGGCTGCGGTAAAAGAGGGAATAAAAAATATATATCCTTTAAAAGGATATATGGATAAACTGCCTTTGTTTAATCAATCCATCGATGTAGTGATAATAAATATGGCACTTCATCATGTGGAGAATCCGCTAGATGCAATAAGGGAGATGTACCGTATTTTAAGGAAGGGAGGGACTGTAGTTATTTCAGATGCGGAAGAGCACAACGGGAAATGGGCAAGAGAGGAGATGCACGATGTATGGCTTGGTTTTTCACATGCGCAGATAATTGCATGGATGAAGCAGGCGGGATTTACCGGTGTGGAAATTGGCAGTACCGGTTTAAAATGCAGTGCTTACTCAAGCAAAGGTGAATACACTGAAACAGGGATATTTATAGCAAAGGGAATAAAAATGGGGGAATAG
- the cysK gene encoding cysteine synthase A — protein MKYYDDIRQMIGKTPILKINNLNIKNGVNIFAKLENMNPGGSVKDRIGIYMIERAEREGNLKKGFTIIEPTAGNTGLGIAIAVLNKGYRIIFVVPEKFSIEKQVLMRALGAEIINTPKEKGMRGAIEKAEELLKTIKDSISLNQFTNPANPLAHYETTGPEIYEDLEGNIDYLVAGAGSGGTFTGIVKFLKEKKPDVKGIIADPEGSIIGGGTEKGYKIEGIGNDFIPETLDMSLVDNVIKVNDDEAFSMVKELARKEGLIVGSSSGAAIAAAVKLSRSIGSGNIVAIFPDRGDRYFSKNLY, from the coding sequence TTGAAATATTATGATGATATAAGGCAAATGATCGGGAAAACACCTATTTTAAAGATCAATAATCTGAATATCAAAAATGGGGTTAATATATTTGCAAAGCTCGAGAATATGAACCCAGGCGGTAGCGTTAAAGACAGAATCGGTATATATATGATAGAAAGAGCTGAAAGGGAAGGCAACCTCAAGAAGGGGTTTACCATAATTGAACCGACGGCAGGAAATACCGGCCTTGGCATCGCCATTGCCGTATTAAATAAGGGGTATAGAATAATATTTGTTGTGCCTGAAAAATTTTCCATAGAAAAGCAGGTGCTCATGAGGGCATTGGGGGCTGAAATAATTAATACTCCAAAAGAAAAAGGGATGAGAGGAGCCATAGAGAAGGCCGAGGAGCTTTTAAAGACGATCAAGGATTCAATCTCCTTAAATCAGTTCACCAATCCAGCAAATCCTCTGGCTCATTATGAAACAACAGGTCCCGAAATTTATGAAGATCTTGAAGGAAATATAGATTATCTGGTAGCGGGTGCCGGAAGCGGAGGTACATTCACCGGCATCGTGAAATTCCTGAAGGAGAAAAAACCGGATGTAAAGGGAATAATTGCCGACCCAGAAGGATCTATAATCGGAGGAGGTACTGAAAAGGGTTACAAGATAGAAGGAATAGGAAACGACTTTATACCTGAAACACTGGATATGTCGTTGGTGGACAACGTCATAAAGGTTAACGATGATGAGGCGTTTTCGATGGTCAAGGAACTGGCAAGAAAAGAAGGACTTATAGTCGGCTCTTCATCGGGAGCTGCGATAGCTGCAGCAGTAAAACTTTCAAGATCCATTGGCAGCGGAAATATCGTAGCCATATTTCCTGATAGAGGGGATAGATACTTCAGCAAAAATCTGTACTGA
- a CDS encoding aminotransferase class I/II-fold pyridoxal phosphate-dependent enzyme, which translates to MKIESLLIHGGIDGDEYTGAVNVPIYQTSTYKQEHLGVNKGYEYSRTGNPTRHALEKLIADLEGGTDGFAFSSGMAAITAVFMLFKSDDKILISDNVYGGTYRVLNQVFNNFRFNFDIVDTSDEESIISKIDDSVKAIFIETPTNPLMTITDIAKVSKLAKKHGMLTIVDNTFMTPYLQKPIKFGADIVIHSATKYLGGHSDLVAGLAVANNEDIARRLYFIQNATGGILGPFDSWLLIRGIKTLSVRMDRHIENARYIAENLKNIRGIDKLYYPGLKEHPGYELHKRQARGPGAIISFTLEEGYDIKKFFDNLKIITLGESLGGVESLACHPATMTHASIPFDVRQKVGITDNLVRLSVGIENASDLLEDIKNAISNAKL; encoded by the coding sequence ATGAAAATTGAATCATTGCTGATACATGGCGGGATCGATGGAGATGAATATACAGGAGCAGTAAATGTTCCGATCTATCAGACTTCGACATATAAACAAGAACATCTTGGAGTCAATAAGGGATATGAATATTCAAGAACAGGTAATCCAACAAGGCATGCACTGGAAAAATTGATTGCAGATCTGGAAGGAGGAACCGATGGATTTGCTTTCTCATCAGGCATGGCAGCGATTACAGCCGTGTTTATGCTTTTTAAAAGCGATGACAAGATATTGATCTCGGACAACGTTTATGGCGGGACTTACAGAGTCCTAAACCAAGTGTTTAACAATTTCAGATTTAATTTTGACATAGTCGATACTTCGGATGAAGAAAGCATCATTTCAAAAATAGATGATAGCGTAAAGGCTATATTTATAGAAACACCGACAAATCCGCTCATGACAATCACCGACATAGCAAAAGTATCGAAATTGGCAAAAAAACATGGAATGTTGACGATTGTGGACAATACTTTTATGACGCCATATCTTCAAAAGCCTATTAAGTTTGGTGCAGATATAGTTATCCACAGTGCTACGAAGTATCTCGGGGGTCACAGCGATCTTGTCGCCGGCCTTGCAGTTGCAAATAACGAGGATATAGCAAGAAGACTTTATTTCATACAAAATGCAACAGGGGGGATACTTGGGCCTTTTGATTCATGGCTCTTGATCCGCGGGATAAAGACTTTATCTGTGAGGATGGATAGGCATATTGAAAATGCCAGATATATTGCAGAGAATTTAAAAAATATAAGAGGGATAGATAAGTTATATTATCCGGGGCTTAAGGAACATCCGGGTTATGAGCTTCATAAAAGACAGGCAAGAGGTCCGGGAGCTATTATCTCTTTTACACTGGAAGAAGGATATGATATCAAGAAGTTCTTTGACAACCTTAAAATTATTACACTTGGAGAAAGCCTGGGAGGAGTTGAATCTTTAGCATGCCATCCCGCGACTATGACACATGCTTCGATACCCTTTGATGTCAGGCAGAAGGTGGGCATTACCGATAATCTGGTAAGGCTTTCCGTCGGCATAGAGAATGCTTCCGATCTTTTGGAGGATATTAAAAACGCTATAAGTAATGCAAAGCTGTAA